AGCCTCGTGCTGCCAAACGATACGAATAATCACGGCACGCTTTTCGGCGGGCGGCTCATGTCCTATATCGATGATGTCGCCTCCATCTCCGCCATGCGCCATTGCCGGCAGCGGGTTGTGACCGCTTCTGTGGATACCGTAAATTTTCTTTATCCCATCCATCGAACCGATTCCGTCTGCTTGGAGTCCTACGTAACATGGACAGGCCATACCTCTATGGAGGTTTTCGTGAAGGTGATCACGGAAGATCTGTTCACCGGGGAACGGAAGATTGCCGCCACCGCCTTTTCTACCTTTGTCGCCTTGGATGAAAACTTCCATCCTGTTCCTGTTCCGGAAGTGGTTCCCGA
The DNA window shown above is from Thermicanus aegyptius DSM 12793 and carries:
- a CDS encoding acyl-CoA thioesterase: MEKKFCRESRVVKTSLVLPNDTNNHGTLFGGRLMSYIDDVASISAMRHCRQRVVTASVDTVNFLYPIHRTDSVCLESYVTWTGHTSMEVFVKVITEDLFTGERKIAATAFSTFVALDENFHPVPVPEVVPESPEEIKLHETAPERLIERKQKRAKSKELADFLTMKKPWE